In the genome of Ctenopharyngodon idella isolate HZGC_01 chromosome 16, HZGC01, whole genome shotgun sequence, the window GAATCAGGAGGGATGCTTGTTAATGCCTTTTATCACATTCACGGCTGTCTGTCCTCTTTCCCTCTCTTTTCTGATTGATTATTTGTCCTGTACCCATCATCACATGGCATATGTGTTGGTAGGAAGTTAATAAACCAGAGTACTGAGGTGAAAATTGTGTCCATTTGCAGGAGCCCTTGTGACCTCTGTTGGAGAATTGGGAATGGACTGTATGTGTGCTTGTTTGGTTGAACGTGTACTTTCTTGGTGGTAAACTGCTATAGATGTTTAAAGGTGACTGCATGGCACCAAAGCAGATTTATTGAAATCAGTTTGAGTCATAACCCCTTTGCTGCCTTCTGCCTTCAGTCAGTAAGCTTTAAAGAATTTCATAATGGCTATATTTATCACAAGATTAAGCtacactttgttttttaatgagaaTGTATTGGTAGTTGTATTGTgtagaaaatgtgttttattgtgtagaaaatgtatttttggccCTAATTCAGTTCAAGGTTTACTTTCTGCTACAGAAACATTTGATAAGAAACTCTTTAGTCTCACATTTAAGTTCGAAGTCCCAGTAGCCCAGTGTGCGTTGAAGCAATAAAAGCATTAGTCTTGTGAGGGGTTATCTCCAGGCCAAAAACAGTCACAAATGAGCTTGTTTTTATGCCAGTCAAAGGAGATGTACAAATGCATTGCAaaagactttattttttaagccAGAACAAGGACAATTGGTTAATgacatcaaaaagcatgtcagCTGGGTCACCATGGACCCAAAACATCTCATAATGAGGCTGTCTCTGCATTATTTTTGGTCAGAATTTGATTAAAACTGGAGTTCTTTGATGCAATAAGATTTTTTCCATAAACAAAGAGAAGTACTTTTTCTGTCCATTTAATTCCAGTAAAGTTAATAATCAGCTTCTCTGTGTAAAAGTTCCCTGAACTTAAATCAcatcaaaaatgattaaatcagATGATTTTTGTGCagcttgttaaatattagatgtGGTTTATTTCACTGCCTCACTTTGCTATGGAACTGATTTGAAGCAGTATTAACATGCTACTCCTCAGGAAATAACTTTAAACCTCAGAGTACCTCTGAGTGTAATTTGAATGAATATTTTAACAAGTTTTTCCCTGCATGAACATGAAAGCTTCTGAAGTTTTGACTTCTGCTGAATTCTTAAGAGTACTGACCATTTCAAAGACCTTATAGCTTGATCgttgtctttttgttttatgttcacACACTAAAATATACTCGCTAATAACGCctcaagattttttattttattttactttactttactttactatACAACTTACTACACCAGCCCTTCTATCCTTCCGTGTCTTTTACTGTCTTGCTATCTTCAgtgaccttaaagggttagttcactcaaaaagtaAAAttcagtaattaattacttgccctcatgtcgttccacacccttatgacctttgttcatcttcggaacacaaattaagatatttttgataaaatccgatggctcagtgaggcctgcattgacagcaagataattaactctttcagatgcccagaaagctactaaagatgtatttaaaacagttcatgtgactacagtggttcaaccttaatgttaagaagtgacgagaatactttttgtgcgcaaaaaaccccccaaaataacgactttattcaacaatatctagtgatgggccatttcaaaacactgcttttgtttcaaaacatcttttgtttcgaatcagtggttcggagcgtgtataaaactgccaaagtcacgtgatttcagtaaacgaggcttcgttacgtcataagtgtttcgacactttaatggttcaccactgggggcgtgactttgacagtttgatacaagctgagggtgagtaattaatgacagaattttcatttttgggtgaactaaccctttaatatatagCTTGATTGTTgtctttttatgttttgtgttcacacactaAAATATAATTGCTAATGATGCctcaatattattttattttatttatacttgCTACACCAGTCCTTCCATCCTTCTGTGTCTTTTCCTGGGTGGATTGGAGGTCTGTCCTGCCATCTGCAGTGATCCCCTGCTGTCAGCTCTTCATGGCAATGCGGCAGCATCACGTCAACTTTGAAGCCTGAGCTAAAAATAGCCTGTGTGTGAGTGAAGAAGGGATGGAGaaaagggaaaagaaaaaatattgagCTGTCTCAAATGAAGAATGAAAGACTATAATAGGACAGATTGGAGGAAAGGTAGAAGATTATCTCTGGGATTACTGCATATCCATGGGACTGCCATTTACAGTGTTTGATACAGTGCACATTCAGTTTTGAGTCTTGTAGCATTCAAGGTCTTATAGTAGAGATGTATATCACCTTCACTGGGTGACAGACATATCCAGAATGTTGTTTTATCGTGATAGTCACATGAATGTTCACACTGCTCTTTACCagtataataaatgtaattgtcaTTTCAAAGGGCACCATATAATGTTTtacatgtgtttgtgtatgtgtgtgttgataGATGGATACTGTAGATAGAGAGAGTAAGCAATATTCTGCATAAATGCAGAATGTAAACTTCAAATGAATTACTGGTATAATGAACAGTATGATTTTCTCTAAATTTCTGGGTTAATTTCTGTTAAATGATCTGTCTATGCTGTAAATCTCTTCAAAGAGTAAAACTGCCTCATTGCCGTTGGTTGAGAAACTGATCCTGTTTTGTTTGGCTAAGTAGACTGAGTCATTAAGAGGTTTCTGCAGGCTTTTTCTGTCAGTGGGAGTAATGTGGAGATTAGAGTTCAAAAGTGAAGGAATGGGAAAGGATTATGTTTTGGACAGATTTAGCATGGCTTGCTTTAATTCTCCATAAAGGAAGTTCAAGGGTTACTTTAATATGTCACCATACAGGACGTTCTGTGCATGAGTAAAGTTTCTTCATCTCTTGCACTGATTGCTTCATGGATAATCCACAATGTTGTTTACTGTGGCATTGCACTGTTTATGTAATTGCCCTCTACCTGTTCCCTAGACTCAGCTGGAAGCACAGAGATCCACGCAAGACTTCCAAAGGGCCACGGAGGTACTGCGGGCGGCCAAAGAGACCATCGCCCTGGCTGAACAGAGGCTGTTGGAGGACGACAAGAGGCAGTTTGACTCGGCCTGGCAGGAGATGCTAAATCACGCAACACAGCGAGTGAGTAATGCGAAGTTGTGGGATGGTAGAATGAGGTGTACCAGGAAATACTTAAACATCCTTGTTTTGGTTTATAGGTGATGGAGGCAGAGCAGATAAAAACACGCAGTGAGCTACTGCACAAGGAGACCGCCGCCAAATACACTGCCGCCATGAGCCGAATGAAACAGCTGGAGAAGAAGCTCAAACGCACCATCAACAAGTCTAAGTATGCACCAATTAATTTGTCAAACACACAAGCATTCAGTGAAACCATTTAGGCTAGTAATAGTCTTTACTTAATATGCATATTGCACACAGAAATGGCACAAGGATCCTCAAACAGTCAGTGGATGGTTGCTATGTTGTATATTTATGGGGACTGTAGGTTTTACTTTGTTGTCATagttaaagaattagttcacttcagaattaaaatttcatgataatttactcacccccatgtattccaagatgtttatgtctttgtttcttcagctgaaaagaaattaaggtttttgaggaaaacattccaggatttttctctatatagtggacttcaatggggaccaacgggttgaaggtccaaagatctagggtcttatctagtgaaacaatctgccattttcaaaaaaaataaaaattatatactttttaaccacaaatgctggtcttgcactagctctgcgatgcatcacgcattacgtaatcatgttggaaaggtcacgcgtgacgtaggtggaagtaccgagcaagtgtttacaaagtgaaagtgtcaaacggcctttataaaaaaaggtaaaacaacgatgtcggacaattttgaagttggaggagaaaataagatggagttttttgcggtacttctgcctacgtcacgcgtgatctttccaacatgattacgtaatgcgtggtgcatcacagcacatcatcattttttttagaaaatgaccaattgtttcgctagatacgACCCTTATTCtttgtctgggatcgtgtagagcctaTTATTCACGGGCCATGCCCTCCCAAACGAGTTACTGTGCAACAAACTGCACCGGGATCCTGGATACCCTAGCTACGGCTCTGCCCATGGAACACACACGTAAAATCGTAAGCCTTgaaggcttaaagggttagttcacccaaaattaaaaattctgtcattaaatactcaccctcatgttattccaaacccgtaagacttttgttcatctaaggaacgaaaataaatatatttttttaataaaatctgagcgatttctgtccctccactaccacttttattcacataaaaacattcaatgcacacatcagttgtggtaaacagaagctcaagcatgtttgcttgacgcatgcgagaaccagtgaggttcattctcgtgtgttacgcagcacgtttgaacttccgcaagaggtttgttctcgcacatcaagcaggttcggttgagcttctgtttgttcgctgatcaatgtttatatgtgaataaaagcctaaatttagtctgttcatcatagaaagtgattgtgtctcttcagaaaatttggactaaaccattcaatacatatggattagttttacaatctctttgtgaactttttgaagcgtcaaagtggtagttgcatggactgtcaatggagagtaCAGAACtggctcagattttattaaaaatatcttcatttgtgttcagaagatgaacaaaagccttatgggtttggaacaacacgagggtgagtaactcttttgggtgaactaaccctttaagtcactttggataaaagcgatTCAATAAATGTAACGTAAATGTTGCTGCCACAGAATGAAACAATAAAAGGTGACTGCGCACTTGCAATGCATTGGCTAATTGTTCACGTCTGTGATTTGTCTATTCTCGTAGAGTATGTTTATGGTCTTAAGGtgtcaaaacaaaaaacaaactggGTCGGTCAGTTTATTTGTCAGTCAGATACTATTTTTCGTTCTTAGTAGGCTGTTTATGCTCGTAATTAGTTTATGATGAGTCAGCCGACTGTGAGACTACACTCAAGTTAAACCCATAAATATCAGTGGGGAGCCTTTTAGGTGGATTTCTCACATGTGATGGTGACTCAGCTGGCTCAACTCTATCACCGAACCCTGTTAATCTTGTCTCTCATCATTTGATTAATGTATCTGCATATGTGAACAGTTGCCATGGTGATATGTAAGATGCTATTTATAGGCCTTTACAGTACAGTAGCTCTAATCACTTTTTTCTCACTCTCTTTTTCAGGCCCTACTTTGAAATGAAGGCAAAATATTACTTGCAGCTTGAGGTACTTATCATGCAACATCTATAACATCTATATCATTTATAAGTGCTAAATACACTCTGCAAAAAGATCATTTGtagtcattttataatattaaaaaaaaaatatgaatatctaaaaatcttttaaaaatgtaacatttacaaaaaaaatgatctTGTTTTAAGAATAAAATTTAAGAACTTTTGAAAGGTTATTGCTTAAAACAAGGGAAACATTGCCATTGGAGTAagatttaatattaaatattctaaaaaaaatcttctcatatatatattaatacagaaaatattatttattttttttttttaggcatttaacaatgtttttataatttaatctatttacctgtgtttttctgtcctTTATCTATTTTAGGCCATGCTTCCATGTTACTTCCGTATTTTGTTTAATGTCAACTCAGTTTTTTGTCCTTCTCTCTTAAGCAACTGAAGAAGAATGTGGATGATCTCCAGGCCAAGCTGACGCAGGCTAAAGGGGAATATAAATCAGCCCTCAGGAACCTGGAGATGATCTCAGATGAGATCCATGAGCGCAGACGTTCCTGTGGCATAGGCCCGCGGGAGAGAGGCGTGGGTGCAGAGGGTGATGGTGTCATTGGTGAAGACTTAACTGCCTTCAAAATGGAGTCTGATGGAATATCAAGTGAGTCCAGATTATTTTGTATTACGCAGTAACTCTTTATGCAACGTATCTAGACAGTACTCTAGGCATCATGGATGCTCAGTAGGCTGCAAAATTACGCTGCCTTTTAAGGCCCCATTCCCAGAATGCTTTGCAACAAATTTCATTCAAGATGCCAGACAGAGTGAAGggaaataaatttaatttcaaatggtttttaagttttattcgGGACAATTCAGTATTCTAGGATTTTTCTACCCTTTTCGAAGAGCTTGCGTGTAGTATAGATCTTTGTGTAACAAGCCAAGTAGATGCACTGCAGTGTCCTTTTCCTTTAACAGTACTGCAGAGATACTGTGTGAGATTGATCTTTTATAGATCTTTTCAGGATAGAGAAATGGAAGGTTAAGCACGGCGGTTAATGCTGTCTGCCACTCCTTAGGCTCTTATCTTAAAACAACTCTTACTACTTTTTTTGACAAACTGTTGAGATTTTGAGAAATgagattttattgtattatttatttatttatttttttgactctcatgtcattctgaaaccatttatttttttcttttgaacctGATTCAGATTAAGACCTGATTAAGACGGTTTCATGTGgttcattaaaggattagtttactttaaaatgaaaattaccccatgatttactcaccctcaagccatcctaggtgtatttgactttcttctttcagacgaatacagtcagggttatattaataatcactcTGATgttcccaagctttataatggcagtgaatggagaccacctgtttgaagctgaagaaagtccatccaaccatcataaaacgtactccacacaactccgggaggttaataaaggccttctgaagcaaagcgatgtgtttgtgtaagaaaaatatccatatttaacacattataaagtaaaatatctagcttccggccAAACGGATTCTGCTTTTGTCTAAAGCGTAACTTACGCAACGTACTACTGGTACTATGCTACATCCTGTGTTATACGTTATGCTTTAGATGCAAGTAGAATCCATTtggctggaagctagttattttactttataacgtgttaaatatggatatttttcttacacaaaacgcatcgctttgctttagaaggcctttatcaaccccccggagctgtgtgaagtacgtttatgatggatggatgcactttttttgagcttcaaacaggtggtttccattcactgccattataaagcttgggagcatcaggatatttatttatatagctctgattgtattcgtctgaaagaagaaagtcatacacccctaggatggcttgagagtgcgTAAAtcggggtaattttcattttaaagtgaactaatcctttaatttcaaAAACCTTTGGATATAAAGGTTTTATTTCTGTGTCTATTAAGTACATTTAGCAAAAAGTCAAAACAAGTTCAAAACAAGCCTGACCACCTACATGTTTCAGAATCTGATATTTCCTTTATGTCTTCTTGCAGTGGCATCTGGGTCCTACGAGGATGAAAACTACAGCACGAGTGCCATGTCAGAGGAAGACTCTGAGACTCAGTCCAACAGTAGCTTCAGTTCTGGGCCGAACAGCCCTCTGGACTTGCCTTGCCCTttctcctcctcatcctcctttTCCTCTGGCTCTCCAACCTCCACCTCCCCCACCCCCTCCTCTCGCCCCTGCAGTCTGGACCTGCCCAGCACCGTCTCTTTGTCTGATTTTAGCCTGATGTCTCCCATCCTCGGCCCACGCAGCGAATGCAGCGGCGCCTCCTCTCCCGAGTGTGACCTAGAGAGAGGTGAGATATTCTTAGATGTGTTTGCGTTGATGGATGGGACCCAAATAATGCTGCACTTGCATGTGAGGGATTGTATTAAGGATTGTTCTTGTTTCTCCTGTGGGACGATGCCATTTTTCTTGCTTTCCTGCCTGCTTGCACCTGTGCCCTCTAGAGGGTTTCATTAATCTCACTGATGGATAACTGGGTGGCTTTTCAGTGCGTAAATAAGTGCAAAACAAATTTATCTgttaaaatgtgatgtttttaaaGCAAGACTGAAATGCATGAACTGAGAAAATACGTAAAtgtaaatgatgatgatgatgatgatgataataataataatattttgctctTTAATTACTGTGGTTGATTAATCAGCTTCATTGTGTACAGGTGACAGAGCAGAAGGTGCAGAGGCCATACTGGACAACGTTCTCAATAACAATAGCATCAGCAACATCAAAACAACCTTTGGCCTGGATAGCCGTTTCCGCCTGCTATCTCTAAAACTTAGCCGAAATGAAAGCAGGAAAAACGTTGGCCGAGACCCCCTGGGTTTGACTCAGCAATCCACAATCCTGCTCGATGGGATGTGACCGCAATGGCTGCTACGTCTGCGTTGATGTATTCATCCACATTCTGTGTGCTATCGAGAGGCACTGGCAGCCACCCATCCTCCACTTCAGTGTCATCCCAGCCCATTTCTCTCACTGTCTAGAATGCTCCACCATCTCTCAGACTGAACTTTCACTCAATCTCACAGGTGTGAGAAAAGCAACCCTTGACACGATGTGCTGAGGAGACGAATCTGCCATTTGAAGGGGCATAGGACTGGGTTAAGCTTTGAAAAGAAGACAAATCTCTCTATAAAATGCATCAGTTGTGAGATTAACATTCCCACATGTTCCAGTCAAGATCTAAAGAGTCTGAAGACACTTAAGGATGACATTAGCACTTGTTAATTAAGATGTACTTGTCTTTAGACTTAAGAAATCCACAAGAGAGTAGTTATGCTGTAGATTTGCCACTTGTTGTCTTTAAAACCTGTGTAACTGTCATGGAAAATATACAGAGTCATTTGTGTGGCAGTATAATGTTACAACCATTTGAGTTAATGTATATCTAGGACATCTGCACATGAACAGACTCACCTGCATGTCCTTCATAAACTCTTAAAAAAGGATGCAAAATCTTCTGAGGAACTTCTGTGCTGCATTGTGACTCATGAGGAAGTGAAGCCAGCCAGCTGCAGGTCACCTTCTCAATGTCATCCAGAGACCTGCAGCAGATACAAGCTGATCCGTACAGGTCACTTTCACCTTCCTTCACAAGCCAAAAGCGTGAGCTTCCCTACATGGGTGGACAGTGTGCATGCTGCCCCATTTTTCTCTCTACATAAAGAATGATCATcgttttcaatataaaaagaGCAATAGAAAGAGATTCACAATGGCTTTGTGGAAGACTGGTTCAGAAAGTAGCATAAACAAAGCTGGAGCTACTGTACTTGCACTGTT includes:
- the sh3bp5b gene encoding SH3 domain-binding protein 5b isoform X1 yields the protein MDSSDKENRSDEEFESPEEEEVDPRIQGELEKLNQSTDDINRCETELEDARQKFRSVLVEATLKLDELVKKIGKAVEESKPYWEARRVARQTQLEAQRSTQDFQRATEVLRAAKETIALAEQRLLEDDKRQFDSAWQEMLNHATQRVMEAEQIKTRSELLHKETAAKYTAAMSRMKQLEKKLKRTINKSKPYFEMKAKYYLQLEQLKKNVDDLQAKLTQAKGEYKSALRNLEMISDEIHERRRSCGIGPRERGVGAEGDGVIGEDLTAFKMESDGISMASGSYEDENYSTSAMSEEDSETQSNSSFSSGPNSPLDLPCPFSSSSSFSSGSPTSTSPTPSSRPCSLDLPSTVSLSDFSLMSPILGPRSECSGASSPECDLERGDRAEGAEAILDNVLNNNSISNIKTTFGLDSRFRLLSLKLSRNESRKNVGRDPLGLTQQSTILLDGM
- the sh3bp5b gene encoding SH3 domain-binding protein 5b isoform X2, with the protein product MSQWGELEKLNQSTDDINRCETELEDARQKFRSVLVEATLKLDELVKKIGKAVEESKPYWEARRVARQTQLEAQRSTQDFQRATEVLRAAKETIALAEQRLLEDDKRQFDSAWQEMLNHATQRVMEAEQIKTRSELLHKETAAKYTAAMSRMKQLEKKLKRTINKSKPYFEMKAKYYLQLEQLKKNVDDLQAKLTQAKGEYKSALRNLEMISDEIHERRRSCGIGPRERGVGAEGDGVIGEDLTAFKMESDGISMASGSYEDENYSTSAMSEEDSETQSNSSFSSGPNSPLDLPCPFSSSSSFSSGSPTSTSPTPSSRPCSLDLPSTVSLSDFSLMSPILGPRSECSGASSPECDLERGDRAEGAEAILDNVLNNNSISNIKTTFGLDSRFRLLSLKLSRNESRKNVGRDPLGLTQQSTILLDGM